The DNA segment AATACCAGCAGCCGATTGCTGTGCGGCATACAATAGCTGTCCGTTTTGCTGCTTGATATTGGTATTACCACGTGTGATCACCTGGTTGCCAGCACTATCCAATGTAACCGTAGAACCATCAGCCAGGGTTAATATTGCTTTATTACTTCCGGGGGCTACGTCTGTTTTTAGTTGCCCTGCAATCGTTATCTCCCCGCGGGTCTTATTACGCTGTTCCAACCACCAAAAAGCAGTTCCAACCATTAAGAGCAACACCGCCGCTGCTGCTACCCTCCGGAAAGTAAACAGCGTTCTCCTCCTGGCGGGCTGCTGCTGGATAATACTTTCATATACACTGTCGCGATCTATTTCCGGCAGCTCCTCTCCAGGCATCATATGCTGATAGGTATTTTCCATGAAACTATGCAACGTTTCATCATTGGCGGCTTCCGCGATATAGGCGAATAACTCCTCCAGCTCCTCCCTGGAACAGGTTTTGCCCGTATAGCGCTGCAACAGATATGTTATTCTGGACGGATCCTGCGACATAAATCAGATTTTGAACAGGCATATAAGCCCCCTATAATATAAAGACGGATGGGCAGGAAGAAAGGACCGTGAAAAAGTAATTTATTTTTAACGCCCTTGATAAGAAAGGGTTACAGGGTGCTAACGTAATAACAACGGCGCACAGGCCAACTGAAAAAATATTGCCAGCAGGGAGGAATGCCTGGCCAGGAAACACCGGATATGTTTTAAGGTTTCTACCAGCAGATTTTTCACCCTGCTTTTAGACAGCTGAAGTTGCTGCCCGATCTCGTCATGGCTTAAGCCCTGCTGACGACTAAGCCTGAAAACAATTTGCTTCTGTGGCGATAATTGCAGCAATGCCTTATTGATAAGTGCTTTACTTTCCCGGGCATCCAATTGCTGTTCCACCTCATCAGATATTTCCGAAATATTAGCCCATACCTGGTCTATCAACCTTTGCTGTAAAGCGATCTTACGGAGATGATCTACTGTTTTATTCCGGGCGATCATAAAGATGTAGTTTCCCACATGGTCTATATCAGGTAGTTGTTCCCGGCTGGTCCATAACCGTAGAAAGGTTTCCTGCATAATATCCTCGGCATCAATGGCCGAATGCGTTAAATGATAAGCAAATGCCAGTATTTTTCCACTATGCCGGACATATAACTCCCTGAAGGCTTGCTCCTCTCCTCCTCTTAATGCTACTAGCAAATCATTATCAGTAATTACAGGCATGCTTGGGAACCGGACATTTTGTTCATCGTCAATTTTAGGCAATTTATCGCGCTAAAAAAAGCAGAAACAGGAAAAGTGGCAAAATACATCAGAAATAAGGATATCAGGCCTTTCACTATTTTAAAATACCTTTTTACTAAATTTATATCGATTTAAATACACATGGTCCAATATACTACCACCATTTTGCAGTTTGGCGAAAAAGGAGAAAAGACGGGATGGAGCTACATAGAAGTTCCCGCCGACCTTGCAGCTGAATTAAAACCAGGCTACAAACAATCCTTCCGGGTAAAAGGCAAGCTGGACAATTATGCTTTTGAAGGGGTTGCATTGCTGCCAATGGGTAACGGCAGCTTCATCATGCCGCTTAAAGCCACTATCCGGAAGAAAATAGGTAAAAATAAAGGCGCCATGCTGCAAGTCCGGTTAGCGGTAGATAATAATCCGGAGCCCGTATCCTCCCCTGAATTTATGGAGTGCCTGCATGATGATCCCCAGGCATTGTCATTTTTTAATACCCTGCCTAAATCACATAGGAATTATTTTATGACGTGGATCGAAAGTGCTAAAACCGAGCCTACTAAAACCAAACGTATAGCACAGGCAATTAATGGCTTATCATTAAAACAAGGCTACGGGGAAATGATCCGTGCATTAAAAGCTAAAAAAGGGGAGGAATAGCTATTATCCATGAACATTGGTCACCAAATATTATTTTTTATCAGCACTTTAGGGGCATTTAATGGTATTATACTCAGCTTATACCTGTTCCTGATTAAAAAAAGAAGGTCAACAGCTGTCATTTTCCTATATATCCTGCTACTCTCCCTCAGCATCAGGATAGGCAAATCTGTGTTTCTTTATTTTAATCCTTCCCTACCTAAAATATATCTGCAAATAGGCCTATCTGCCTGCTTTCTTATTGGTCCTTCTGTATACTATTTTTTCAGGTCGGCAATGACTAAGGCTACACATATACCCAATTCATGGAAATGGAGCTGGGGAATTCAGGCAGGTATTTTAATATTGGGCGGGATACTTGTCCCCTATCAAACGTACCCGGAAATCTGGAATAATATTATTGTATACATCATTTACGCACAGTGGCTGATATATCTGATTGCTACAGGGTTTTTACTTAAAAGCGTGCTGAAAACATTTTTCACAATGCCATCTACGCTAAATGATACGGAAAAGTTCTGGGTAATGTTATTTCTGGGTAACAGTATTATTTACCTGGCATACCTTTTATCTTTTGCCAGTATAATTAATGGCATGTATATCAGCGGCCCTGTTTTATTTACACTGATGCTCTATCTGGCCATCTTTTTTAATCTATCCGGTACTAAATTCGAGGTTACGGAAACAGCTGTCAAAACAGAAAAAAGGAAGATAGCTGCGACAGATGCCGTAGTTTGGATAGAAAGGTTGGAAAATGCTATTCTGGGTAAAGCACTTTATAAGGATCCCAATCTTAAATTAAGTGATCTGGCAAAAGCTATAAATATCTCCGTACATCAGTTATCCCAACTACTAAATGACAACATTGGCAAGAGCTTTTCTACATATATTAATGAATACAGGATCCATGAAGCCTGTAGGCTGATCAACACTAACGGACACCTTACCTTTGAAGCTATCGGGTATGAGGTAGGCTACAATTCCAAATCAACCTTCTACGCCGCTTTTCGAAAAATCAAAGCAACCACGCCCGCACTTTATAAAGAAAGTGCTGAAAACGCCCCTTAAACACCGAATTGAAAATCAATCTGTTACATTTCATTCAGTACGGATTTATAAATCCGTACTCCTGATTTCCGGAAGTAAAACCCCTGTTGGCTATTCCCTTTTTAGGTTTGCGGAAAACGTCTGATGATGACAGCACTTTTCCGGATACTTATCCTGTTGACGATAACCCATTTCTCCGTGCACGCCCAAGTCACCCTCAAAGGAAAGGCGGTTGATGATAAAACCGGCGAGCGCATAGGGTTCGCTACCGTAAGCCTGTTTTCGATGAAAGATTCCGGTCTCGTCAAAGGACAGATTGCTGATTCAACCGGTACTTTTATCTTGCAAGGTATTCTTCCCGGAAAATTTATACTACAGCTATCATCCTATGGCTATGGAAAATTATACCGGGAGCTATTGCTGGACAGTATGGCTAATCGCCTCATAGACCTGGGAGATTTACGGATGCCGGCAGTTTTTAGTCAACTGAACGAAGTGGTTGTTACCGGAGCAAGGCCTGCTATTGAACGTCTTTCTGATAAGCTCATTCTGAACGTTTCCGGGAATCCATTCTTTACCACAGCCACAAATACAATTGACATCCTGAAAAAGGCTCCTGGTCTGGAAGTAAGTGGAGATGGCACTATTTTAATGTCGGGCAGAATTACCCCAGGCGTATTTATTGATGGAAAACCAGTGTCGATGAGTGCAGAAGAGCTGCAAAACTACCTGAACAGCCTTTCTCCTGATATGATAGCCTCCATTGAAGTGATTAACAATCCTTCTTCCAGATATGATGGCGAATACAAGGGTATCATCGACATCAAACTGAAACGGGATATGACATTAGGTTGGAAAGGAAATGCCAGCATCAACCTTCAGCAGAATGCCTATACTCTTGCTGACAATAATCTCCTATTGACCTACAAAACAAAGCAACTAACTTATACCGCCCGCCTGAGTTACCGAACCGGTAAGGGCATCTATGATTACGAAGCATTGCAACATCTGGCAAACACGAATATCATGGCCACTAATACCAGGAGAGTTACAGGTAATAACAATTTTAACTATCAATTAGGGGCAGATTATAATTTTAAGAAAGGGCAACATCTTGGGGTGGTATTGAGGGCCTTCCGGTCAAACCGTGAAATTAATGCCTTCAATACATTACATACTACAGATTCTGCTGCCCAAAAGCTGATTTTTCATACCAATAGTTTAAATAGTTCTGCACCTACCCAATATAATTACGCTGCCGACCTTAATTACGCAACCGTCATCGGTAAAACCCAAATGGAGATACTGGGTACAATTGTTAAAATAAAAAACAGGCAAAATGAGGATATACAAAACCGCGATAATAATCAGTTGCTCGACTATTGGAAAACCATCTTAAAGAACGACATTTT comes from the Chitinophaga sp. H8 genome and includes:
- a CDS encoding RNA polymerase sigma factor, with translation MPVITDNDLLVALRGGEEQAFRELYVRHSGKILAFAYHLTHSAIDAEDIMQETFLRLWTSREQLPDIDHVGNYIFMIARNKTVDHLRKIALQQRLIDQVWANISEISDEVEQQLDARESKALINKALLQLSPQKQIVFRLSRQQGLSHDEIGQQLQLSKSRVKNLLVETLKHIRCFLARHSSLLAIFFQLACAPLLLR
- a CDS encoding YdeI/OmpD-associated family protein: MVQYTTTILQFGEKGEKTGWSYIEVPADLAAELKPGYKQSFRVKGKLDNYAFEGVALLPMGNGSFIMPLKATIRKKIGKNKGAMLQVRLAVDNNPEPVSSPEFMECLHDDPQALSFFNTLPKSHRNYFMTWIESAKTEPTKTKRIAQAINGLSLKQGYGEMIRALKAKKGEE
- a CDS encoding helix-turn-helix domain-containing protein encodes the protein MNIGHQILFFISTLGAFNGIILSLYLFLIKKRRSTAVIFLYILLLSLSIRIGKSVFLYFNPSLPKIYLQIGLSACFLIGPSVYYFFRSAMTKATHIPNSWKWSWGIQAGILILGGILVPYQTYPEIWNNIIVYIIYAQWLIYLIATGFLLKSVLKTFFTMPSTLNDTEKFWVMLFLGNSIIYLAYLLSFASIINGMYISGPVLFTLMLYLAIFFNLSGTKFEVTETAVKTEKRKIAATDAVVWIERLENAILGKALYKDPNLKLSDLAKAINISVHQLSQLLNDNIGKSFSTYINEYRIHEACRLINTNGHLTFEAIGYEVGYNSKSTFYAAFRKIKATTPALYKESAENAP
- a CDS encoding TonB-dependent receptor domain-containing protein encodes the protein MMTALFRILILLTITHFSVHAQVTLKGKAVDDKTGERIGFATVSLFSMKDSGLVKGQIADSTGTFILQGILPGKFILQLSSYGYGKLYRELLLDSMANRLIDLGDLRMPAVFSQLNEVVVTGARPAIERLSDKLILNVSGNPFFTTATNTIDILKKAPGLEVSGDGTILMSGRITPGVFIDGKPVSMSAEELQNYLNSLSPDMIASIEVINNPSSRYDGEYKGIIDIKLKRDMTLGWKGNASINLQQNAYTLADNNLLLTYKTKQLTYTARLSYRTGKGIYDYEALQHLANTNIMATNTRRVTGNNNFNYQLGADYNFKKGQHLGVVLRAFRSNREINAFNTLHTTDSAAQKLIFHTNSLNSSAPTQYNYAADLNYATVIGKTQMEILGTIVKIKNRQNEDIQNRDNNQLLDYWKTILKNDIFIRSGQIDLSHSINKTRLLAGAKFSFTTTKNDIHYDTLDKKDAFITDSSRTNNFHYNEYISAAYISYERTGTKWGYSLSLRAEHTHSKANAITQSEVIIRDYLTWLPSFNLNYRINSNRQVNLSFSRRMTRPNFVQLNPFRSYNSPLNYYAGNPYLQPSKTSMLSIAYTQQAFNISLQLGRESDPMTRYPEYDSVTNILEYLGRNLPYNDFASIEISFPVTVNKWWKMSHNIRGNYKKEPTPYHNITYTIPIYNYTISGSQVFTLPQGMTFDISYYYRSINGNGLYIIKPEKNVDLGWQKSWMKGRINTKVNYYDIFNTYRIALIFREKQLINNQLSHWFGNRKLGLTLSYNFGQSTYKAKQAGKNEEESRAGM